The Desmodus rotundus isolate HL8 chromosome 3, HLdesRot8A.1, whole genome shotgun sequence genome includes a region encoding these proteins:
- the IKZF4 gene encoding zinc finger protein Eos isoform X1 has product MHTPPALPRRFQGGGRVRTPGSHRQGKDNLERDPSGGCVPDFLPQAQDSNHFIMESLFCESSGDSSLEKEFLGAPVGPSVSTPNSQHSSPSRSLSANSIKVEMYSDEESSRLLGPDERLLEKDDSVIVEDSLSEPLGYCDGSGPEPHSPGGIRLPNGKLKCDVCGMVCIGPNVLMVHKRSHTGERPFHCNQCGASFTQKGNLLRHIKLHSGEKPFKCPFCNYACRRRDALTGHLRTHSVSSPTVGKPYKCNYCGRSYKQQSTLEEHKERCHNYLQSLSTEAQALAGQPGDEIRDLEMVPDSMLHSSSERPTFIDRLANSLTKRKRSTPQKFVGEKQMRFSLSDLPYDVNSGGYEKDVELVAHHGLEPGFGGSLAFVGAEHLRPLRLPPTNCISELTPVISSVYTQMQPLPGRLELPGSREAGEGPEDLADGGPLLYRARGPLTDPGASPSNGCQDSTDTESNHEDRVGGVVSLPQGPPPQPPPTIVVGRPSPAYAKEDPKPQEGLLRGTPGPSKEVLRVVGESGEPVKAFKCEHCRILFLDHVMFTIHMGCHGFRDPFECNICGYHSQDRYEFSSHIVRGEHKVG; this is encoded by the exons ATGCACACACCACCCGCACTCCCTCGCCGTTTCCAAGGCGGCGGCCGCGTTCGCACCCCAGGGTCTCACCGGCAAGGGAAGGATAAT CTGGAGAGGGATCCCTCAGGAGGGTGTGTTCCGGATTTCTTGCCTCAGGCCCAAGACTCCAACCATTTTATAATGGAATCTTTATTTTGTGAAA GTAGCGGGGACTCATCTCTGGAGAAGGAGTTCCTTGGGGCCCCAGTGGGGCCCTCGGTGAGCACCCCCAACAGCCAGCACTCTTCTCCCAGCCGCTCACTCAGTG CCAACTCCATCAAGGTGGAGATGTACAGCGATGAGGAGTCGAGCAGACTACTGGGGCCAGACGAGCGGCTCCTGGAAAAGGACGATAGTGTGATTGTGGAAGACTCATTGTCGGAGCCCCTGGGCTACTGTGATGGAAGTGGGCCAGAGCCCCACTCCCCTGGTGGCATCCGGCTGCCCAACGGCAAGCTCAAATGTGACGTCTGCGGCATGGTCTGCATCGGACCCAACGTGCTCATGGTGCACAAGCGCAGTCACACAG GTGAAAGGCCCTTCCACTGCAACCAGTGCGGTGCCTCCTTCACTCAGAAGGGGAACCTGCTGCGCCACATCAAGCTGCACTCTGGAGAGAAGCCCTTCAAATGTCCCTTCTGCAACTATGCCTGCCGCCGGCGTGATGCACTCACCGGCCACCTCCGAACACACTCGG TCTCCTCTCCCACGGTGGGCAAGCCCTACAAGTGTAACTACTGTGGCCGCAGCTACAAACAGCAGAGCACCCTGGAGGAACACAAGGAGCGGTGTCACAACTACCTGCAGAGTCTCAGCACTGAAGCCCAAGCTCTGGCTGGCCAACCAG GTGATGAGATACGTGACCTGGAGATGGTGCCAGACTCTATGCTGCACTCATCCTCTGAGAGGCCAACTTTCATTGATCGTCTGGCCAACAGCCTCACCAAACGCAAGCGTTCCACCCCCCAGAAGTTTGTAG GCGAGAAGCAGATGCGCTTCAGCCTCTCAGACCTCCCCTATGATGTGAATTCGGGTGGCTATGAGAAGGATGTGGAGTTGGTGGCACACCATGGCCTGGAGCCTGGCTTTGGAGGTTCTCTGGCCTTTGTGGGGGCAGAGCATCTGCGTCCCCTCCGCCTTCCACCTACCAATTGCATCTCAGAACTCACACCCGTCATCAGCTCTGTCTACACCCAGATGCAGCCCCTCCCTGGTCGACTGGAGCTCCCAGGATCCCGAGAAGCAGGTGAGGGACCTGAGGACCTGGCTGATGGAGGTCCCCTCCTCTACCGGGCCCGAGGCCCCCTTACTGACCCTGGGGCATCCCCCAGCAATGGCTGCCAAGACTccacagatacagagagcaaCCACGAAGATCGGGTCGGGGGGGTGGTATCCCTCCCTCagggtcccccaccccagccacctcccACCATTGTGGTGGGCCGGCCCAGTCCCGCCTACGCCAAAGAGGACCCCAAGCCACAGGAGGGGTTACTGCGGGGCACTCCAGGCCCCTCCAAGGAAGTGCTTCGGGTGGTGGGTGAGAGCGGTGAGCCTGTGAAGGCCTTCAAGTGTGAGCACTGCCGGATCCTCTTCCTGGACCATGTCATGTTCACCATCCACATGGGCTGCCACGGCTTCAGAGACCCTTTTGAGTGCAACATCTGTGGCTACCACAGCCAGGACCGGTACGAATTCTCTTCCCACATTGTCCGGGGTGAGCACAAGGTGGGCTAG
- the IKZF4 gene encoding zinc finger protein Eos isoform X3, producing MDIEDCNGRSYMSGSGDSSLEKEFLGAPVGPSVSTPNSQHSSPSRSLSANSIKVEMYSDEESSRLLGPDERLLEKDDSVIVEDSLSEPLGYCDGSGPEPHSPGGIRLPNGKLKCDVCGMVCIGPNVLMVHKRSHTGERPFHCNQCGASFTQKGNLLRHIKLHSGEKPFKCPFCNYACRRRDALTGHLRTHSVSSPTVGKPYKCNYCGRSYKQQSTLEEHKERCHNYLQSLSTEAQALAGQPGDEIRDLEMVPDSMLHSSSERPTFIDRLANSLTKRKRSTPQKFVGEKQMRFSLSDLPYDVNSGGYEKDVELVAHHGLEPGFGGSLAFVGAEHLRPLRLPPTNCISELTPVISSVYTQMQPLPGRLELPGSREAGEGPEDLADGGPLLYRARGPLTDPGASPSNGCQDSTDTESNHEDRVGGVVSLPQGPPPQPPPTIVVGRPSPAYAKEDPKPQEGLLRGTPGPSKEVLRVVGESGEPVKAFKCEHCRILFLDHVMFTIHMGCHGFRDPFECNICGYHSQDRYEFSSHIVRGEHKVG from the exons ATGGACATAGAAGACTGCAATGGCCGCTCCTATATGTCTG GTAGCGGGGACTCATCTCTGGAGAAGGAGTTCCTTGGGGCCCCAGTGGGGCCCTCGGTGAGCACCCCCAACAGCCAGCACTCTTCTCCCAGCCGCTCACTCAGTG CCAACTCCATCAAGGTGGAGATGTACAGCGATGAGGAGTCGAGCAGACTACTGGGGCCAGACGAGCGGCTCCTGGAAAAGGACGATAGTGTGATTGTGGAAGACTCATTGTCGGAGCCCCTGGGCTACTGTGATGGAAGTGGGCCAGAGCCCCACTCCCCTGGTGGCATCCGGCTGCCCAACGGCAAGCTCAAATGTGACGTCTGCGGCATGGTCTGCATCGGACCCAACGTGCTCATGGTGCACAAGCGCAGTCACACAG GTGAAAGGCCCTTCCACTGCAACCAGTGCGGTGCCTCCTTCACTCAGAAGGGGAACCTGCTGCGCCACATCAAGCTGCACTCTGGAGAGAAGCCCTTCAAATGTCCCTTCTGCAACTATGCCTGCCGCCGGCGTGATGCACTCACCGGCCACCTCCGAACACACTCGG TCTCCTCTCCCACGGTGGGCAAGCCCTACAAGTGTAACTACTGTGGCCGCAGCTACAAACAGCAGAGCACCCTGGAGGAACACAAGGAGCGGTGTCACAACTACCTGCAGAGTCTCAGCACTGAAGCCCAAGCTCTGGCTGGCCAACCAG GTGATGAGATACGTGACCTGGAGATGGTGCCAGACTCTATGCTGCACTCATCCTCTGAGAGGCCAACTTTCATTGATCGTCTGGCCAACAGCCTCACCAAACGCAAGCGTTCCACCCCCCAGAAGTTTGTAG GCGAGAAGCAGATGCGCTTCAGCCTCTCAGACCTCCCCTATGATGTGAATTCGGGTGGCTATGAGAAGGATGTGGAGTTGGTGGCACACCATGGCCTGGAGCCTGGCTTTGGAGGTTCTCTGGCCTTTGTGGGGGCAGAGCATCTGCGTCCCCTCCGCCTTCCACCTACCAATTGCATCTCAGAACTCACACCCGTCATCAGCTCTGTCTACACCCAGATGCAGCCCCTCCCTGGTCGACTGGAGCTCCCAGGATCCCGAGAAGCAGGTGAGGGACCTGAGGACCTGGCTGATGGAGGTCCCCTCCTCTACCGGGCCCGAGGCCCCCTTACTGACCCTGGGGCATCCCCCAGCAATGGCTGCCAAGACTccacagatacagagagcaaCCACGAAGATCGGGTCGGGGGGGTGGTATCCCTCCCTCagggtcccccaccccagccacctcccACCATTGTGGTGGGCCGGCCCAGTCCCGCCTACGCCAAAGAGGACCCCAAGCCACAGGAGGGGTTACTGCGGGGCACTCCAGGCCCCTCCAAGGAAGTGCTTCGGGTGGTGGGTGAGAGCGGTGAGCCTGTGAAGGCCTTCAAGTGTGAGCACTGCCGGATCCTCTTCCTGGACCATGTCATGTTCACCATCCACATGGGCTGCCACGGCTTCAGAGACCCTTTTGAGTGCAACATCTGTGGCTACCACAGCCAGGACCGGTACGAATTCTCTTCCCACATTGTCCGGGGTGAGCACAAGGTGGGCTAG
- the IKZF4 gene encoding zinc finger protein Eos isoform X2 has translation MAAPICLLERDPSGGCVPDFLPQAQDSNHFIMESLFCESSGDSSLEKEFLGAPVGPSVSTPNSQHSSPSRSLSANSIKVEMYSDEESSRLLGPDERLLEKDDSVIVEDSLSEPLGYCDGSGPEPHSPGGIRLPNGKLKCDVCGMVCIGPNVLMVHKRSHTGERPFHCNQCGASFTQKGNLLRHIKLHSGEKPFKCPFCNYACRRRDALTGHLRTHSVSSPTVGKPYKCNYCGRSYKQQSTLEEHKERCHNYLQSLSTEAQALAGQPGDEIRDLEMVPDSMLHSSSERPTFIDRLANSLTKRKRSTPQKFVGEKQMRFSLSDLPYDVNSGGYEKDVELVAHHGLEPGFGGSLAFVGAEHLRPLRLPPTNCISELTPVISSVYTQMQPLPGRLELPGSREAGEGPEDLADGGPLLYRARGPLTDPGASPSNGCQDSTDTESNHEDRVGGVVSLPQGPPPQPPPTIVVGRPSPAYAKEDPKPQEGLLRGTPGPSKEVLRVVGESGEPVKAFKCEHCRILFLDHVMFTIHMGCHGFRDPFECNICGYHSQDRYEFSSHIVRGEHKVG, from the exons ATGGCCGCTCCTATATGTCTG CTGGAGAGGGATCCCTCAGGAGGGTGTGTTCCGGATTTCTTGCCTCAGGCCCAAGACTCCAACCATTTTATAATGGAATCTTTATTTTGTGAAA GTAGCGGGGACTCATCTCTGGAGAAGGAGTTCCTTGGGGCCCCAGTGGGGCCCTCGGTGAGCACCCCCAACAGCCAGCACTCTTCTCCCAGCCGCTCACTCAGTG CCAACTCCATCAAGGTGGAGATGTACAGCGATGAGGAGTCGAGCAGACTACTGGGGCCAGACGAGCGGCTCCTGGAAAAGGACGATAGTGTGATTGTGGAAGACTCATTGTCGGAGCCCCTGGGCTACTGTGATGGAAGTGGGCCAGAGCCCCACTCCCCTGGTGGCATCCGGCTGCCCAACGGCAAGCTCAAATGTGACGTCTGCGGCATGGTCTGCATCGGACCCAACGTGCTCATGGTGCACAAGCGCAGTCACACAG GTGAAAGGCCCTTCCACTGCAACCAGTGCGGTGCCTCCTTCACTCAGAAGGGGAACCTGCTGCGCCACATCAAGCTGCACTCTGGAGAGAAGCCCTTCAAATGTCCCTTCTGCAACTATGCCTGCCGCCGGCGTGATGCACTCACCGGCCACCTCCGAACACACTCGG TCTCCTCTCCCACGGTGGGCAAGCCCTACAAGTGTAACTACTGTGGCCGCAGCTACAAACAGCAGAGCACCCTGGAGGAACACAAGGAGCGGTGTCACAACTACCTGCAGAGTCTCAGCACTGAAGCCCAAGCTCTGGCTGGCCAACCAG GTGATGAGATACGTGACCTGGAGATGGTGCCAGACTCTATGCTGCACTCATCCTCTGAGAGGCCAACTTTCATTGATCGTCTGGCCAACAGCCTCACCAAACGCAAGCGTTCCACCCCCCAGAAGTTTGTAG GCGAGAAGCAGATGCGCTTCAGCCTCTCAGACCTCCCCTATGATGTGAATTCGGGTGGCTATGAGAAGGATGTGGAGTTGGTGGCACACCATGGCCTGGAGCCTGGCTTTGGAGGTTCTCTGGCCTTTGTGGGGGCAGAGCATCTGCGTCCCCTCCGCCTTCCACCTACCAATTGCATCTCAGAACTCACACCCGTCATCAGCTCTGTCTACACCCAGATGCAGCCCCTCCCTGGTCGACTGGAGCTCCCAGGATCCCGAGAAGCAGGTGAGGGACCTGAGGACCTGGCTGATGGAGGTCCCCTCCTCTACCGGGCCCGAGGCCCCCTTACTGACCCTGGGGCATCCCCCAGCAATGGCTGCCAAGACTccacagatacagagagcaaCCACGAAGATCGGGTCGGGGGGGTGGTATCCCTCCCTCagggtcccccaccccagccacctcccACCATTGTGGTGGGCCGGCCCAGTCCCGCCTACGCCAAAGAGGACCCCAAGCCACAGGAGGGGTTACTGCGGGGCACTCCAGGCCCCTCCAAGGAAGTGCTTCGGGTGGTGGGTGAGAGCGGTGAGCCTGTGAAGGCCTTCAAGTGTGAGCACTGCCGGATCCTCTTCCTGGACCATGTCATGTTCACCATCCACATGGGCTGCCACGGCTTCAGAGACCCTTTTGAGTGCAACATCTGTGGCTACCACAGCCAGGACCGGTACGAATTCTCTTCCCACATTGTCCGGGGTGAGCACAAGGTGGGCTAG
- the IKZF4 gene encoding zinc finger protein Eos isoform X4, whose protein sequence is MFTTMVHLPSCSLLQGSGDSSLEKEFLGAPVGPSVSTPNSQHSSPSRSLSANSIKVEMYSDEESSRLLGPDERLLEKDDSVIVEDSLSEPLGYCDGSGPEPHSPGGIRLPNGKLKCDVCGMVCIGPNVLMVHKRSHTGERPFHCNQCGASFTQKGNLLRHIKLHSGEKPFKCPFCNYACRRRDALTGHLRTHSVSSPTVGKPYKCNYCGRSYKQQSTLEEHKERCHNYLQSLSTEAQALAGQPGDEIRDLEMVPDSMLHSSSERPTFIDRLANSLTKRKRSTPQKFVGEKQMRFSLSDLPYDVNSGGYEKDVELVAHHGLEPGFGGSLAFVGAEHLRPLRLPPTNCISELTPVISSVYTQMQPLPGRLELPGSREAGEGPEDLADGGPLLYRARGPLTDPGASPSNGCQDSTDTESNHEDRVGGVVSLPQGPPPQPPPTIVVGRPSPAYAKEDPKPQEGLLRGTPGPSKEVLRVVGESGEPVKAFKCEHCRILFLDHVMFTIHMGCHGFRDPFECNICGYHSQDRYEFSSHIVRGEHKVG, encoded by the exons ATGTTTACAACTATGGTTCACCTGCCCTCTTGTTCTCTCCTCCAAGGTAGCGGGGACTCATCTCTGGAGAAGGAGTTCCTTGGGGCCCCAGTGGGGCCCTCGGTGAGCACCCCCAACAGCCAGCACTCTTCTCCCAGCCGCTCACTCAGTG CCAACTCCATCAAGGTGGAGATGTACAGCGATGAGGAGTCGAGCAGACTACTGGGGCCAGACGAGCGGCTCCTGGAAAAGGACGATAGTGTGATTGTGGAAGACTCATTGTCGGAGCCCCTGGGCTACTGTGATGGAAGTGGGCCAGAGCCCCACTCCCCTGGTGGCATCCGGCTGCCCAACGGCAAGCTCAAATGTGACGTCTGCGGCATGGTCTGCATCGGACCCAACGTGCTCATGGTGCACAAGCGCAGTCACACAG GTGAAAGGCCCTTCCACTGCAACCAGTGCGGTGCCTCCTTCACTCAGAAGGGGAACCTGCTGCGCCACATCAAGCTGCACTCTGGAGAGAAGCCCTTCAAATGTCCCTTCTGCAACTATGCCTGCCGCCGGCGTGATGCACTCACCGGCCACCTCCGAACACACTCGG TCTCCTCTCCCACGGTGGGCAAGCCCTACAAGTGTAACTACTGTGGCCGCAGCTACAAACAGCAGAGCACCCTGGAGGAACACAAGGAGCGGTGTCACAACTACCTGCAGAGTCTCAGCACTGAAGCCCAAGCTCTGGCTGGCCAACCAG GTGATGAGATACGTGACCTGGAGATGGTGCCAGACTCTATGCTGCACTCATCCTCTGAGAGGCCAACTTTCATTGATCGTCTGGCCAACAGCCTCACCAAACGCAAGCGTTCCACCCCCCAGAAGTTTGTAG GCGAGAAGCAGATGCGCTTCAGCCTCTCAGACCTCCCCTATGATGTGAATTCGGGTGGCTATGAGAAGGATGTGGAGTTGGTGGCACACCATGGCCTGGAGCCTGGCTTTGGAGGTTCTCTGGCCTTTGTGGGGGCAGAGCATCTGCGTCCCCTCCGCCTTCCACCTACCAATTGCATCTCAGAACTCACACCCGTCATCAGCTCTGTCTACACCCAGATGCAGCCCCTCCCTGGTCGACTGGAGCTCCCAGGATCCCGAGAAGCAGGTGAGGGACCTGAGGACCTGGCTGATGGAGGTCCCCTCCTCTACCGGGCCCGAGGCCCCCTTACTGACCCTGGGGCATCCCCCAGCAATGGCTGCCAAGACTccacagatacagagagcaaCCACGAAGATCGGGTCGGGGGGGTGGTATCCCTCCCTCagggtcccccaccccagccacctcccACCATTGTGGTGGGCCGGCCCAGTCCCGCCTACGCCAAAGAGGACCCCAAGCCACAGGAGGGGTTACTGCGGGGCACTCCAGGCCCCTCCAAGGAAGTGCTTCGGGTGGTGGGTGAGAGCGGTGAGCCTGTGAAGGCCTTCAAGTGTGAGCACTGCCGGATCCTCTTCCTGGACCATGTCATGTTCACCATCCACATGGGCTGCCACGGCTTCAGAGACCCTTTTGAGTGCAACATCTGTGGCTACCACAGCCAGGACCGGTACGAATTCTCTTCCCACATTGTCCGGGGTGAGCACAAGGTGGGCTAG
- the IKZF4 gene encoding zinc finger protein Eos isoform X5, whose product MYSDEESSRLLGPDERLLEKDDSVIVEDSLSEPLGYCDGSGPEPHSPGGIRLPNGKLKCDVCGMVCIGPNVLMVHKRSHTGERPFHCNQCGASFTQKGNLLRHIKLHSGEKPFKCPFCNYACRRRDALTGHLRTHSVSSPTVGKPYKCNYCGRSYKQQSTLEEHKERCHNYLQSLSTEAQALAGQPGDEIRDLEMVPDSMLHSSSERPTFIDRLANSLTKRKRSTPQKFVGEKQMRFSLSDLPYDVNSGGYEKDVELVAHHGLEPGFGGSLAFVGAEHLRPLRLPPTNCISELTPVISSVYTQMQPLPGRLELPGSREAGEGPEDLADGGPLLYRARGPLTDPGASPSNGCQDSTDTESNHEDRVGGVVSLPQGPPPQPPPTIVVGRPSPAYAKEDPKPQEGLLRGTPGPSKEVLRVVGESGEPVKAFKCEHCRILFLDHVMFTIHMGCHGFRDPFECNICGYHSQDRYEFSSHIVRGEHKVG is encoded by the exons ATGTACAGCGATGAGGAGTCGAGCAGACTACTGGGGCCAGACGAGCGGCTCCTGGAAAAGGACGATAGTGTGATTGTGGAAGACTCATTGTCGGAGCCCCTGGGCTACTGTGATGGAAGTGGGCCAGAGCCCCACTCCCCTGGTGGCATCCGGCTGCCCAACGGCAAGCTCAAATGTGACGTCTGCGGCATGGTCTGCATCGGACCCAACGTGCTCATGGTGCACAAGCGCAGTCACACAG GTGAAAGGCCCTTCCACTGCAACCAGTGCGGTGCCTCCTTCACTCAGAAGGGGAACCTGCTGCGCCACATCAAGCTGCACTCTGGAGAGAAGCCCTTCAAATGTCCCTTCTGCAACTATGCCTGCCGCCGGCGTGATGCACTCACCGGCCACCTCCGAACACACTCGG TCTCCTCTCCCACGGTGGGCAAGCCCTACAAGTGTAACTACTGTGGCCGCAGCTACAAACAGCAGAGCACCCTGGAGGAACACAAGGAGCGGTGTCACAACTACCTGCAGAGTCTCAGCACTGAAGCCCAAGCTCTGGCTGGCCAACCAG GTGATGAGATACGTGACCTGGAGATGGTGCCAGACTCTATGCTGCACTCATCCTCTGAGAGGCCAACTTTCATTGATCGTCTGGCCAACAGCCTCACCAAACGCAAGCGTTCCACCCCCCAGAAGTTTGTAG GCGAGAAGCAGATGCGCTTCAGCCTCTCAGACCTCCCCTATGATGTGAATTCGGGTGGCTATGAGAAGGATGTGGAGTTGGTGGCACACCATGGCCTGGAGCCTGGCTTTGGAGGTTCTCTGGCCTTTGTGGGGGCAGAGCATCTGCGTCCCCTCCGCCTTCCACCTACCAATTGCATCTCAGAACTCACACCCGTCATCAGCTCTGTCTACACCCAGATGCAGCCCCTCCCTGGTCGACTGGAGCTCCCAGGATCCCGAGAAGCAGGTGAGGGACCTGAGGACCTGGCTGATGGAGGTCCCCTCCTCTACCGGGCCCGAGGCCCCCTTACTGACCCTGGGGCATCCCCCAGCAATGGCTGCCAAGACTccacagatacagagagcaaCCACGAAGATCGGGTCGGGGGGGTGGTATCCCTCCCTCagggtcccccaccccagccacctcccACCATTGTGGTGGGCCGGCCCAGTCCCGCCTACGCCAAAGAGGACCCCAAGCCACAGGAGGGGTTACTGCGGGGCACTCCAGGCCCCTCCAAGGAAGTGCTTCGGGTGGTGGGTGAGAGCGGTGAGCCTGTGAAGGCCTTCAAGTGTGAGCACTGCCGGATCCTCTTCCTGGACCATGTCATGTTCACCATCCACATGGGCTGCCACGGCTTCAGAGACCCTTTTGAGTGCAACATCTGTGGCTACCACAGCCAGGACCGGTACGAATTCTCTTCCCACATTGTCCGGGGTGAGCACAAGGTGGGCTAG